In one Juglans regia cultivar Chandler chromosome 11, Walnut 2.0, whole genome shotgun sequence genomic region, the following are encoded:
- the LOC109009483 gene encoding thioredoxin-related transmembrane protein 2, with protein sequence MEKKRSPIEWLNLMVSEPYYLFHFLAFFSYLVVRSSASPLLSPRLTHHLLYREIQAILAFSLLTVVKMVRQETWEAFIADMLFFAKVFLLALALVMDYNLALWYLGIFFVIYILTQQPAYQGLGTSSKLTPLQLETLLTEGNTSRFWLVEFRASFSPACIRTSQCFPELSITYSHKNLSFGIVDIGIFPNAAEKFGIYLGGSMDQLPTYILFENAVEVSRIPHLDSEAKSSPPITKRLISRHFELDLRLLEYVKGN encoded by the exons atggagaagAAGCGTAGTCCGATAGAATGGTTAAACCTAATGGTCTCAGAACCCTATTATCTATTCCATTTTCTTGCTTTCTTCTCCTACTTGGTCGTCCGCAGCTCCGCTTCCCCACTTCTCTCTCCTCGCCTCACTCATCATCTCCTTTAtcgg GAAATTCAAGCAATTCTGGCATTTTCTTTGTTAACTGTTGTAAAG ATGGTTAGACAAGAAACCTGGGAGGCCTTTATTGCTGATATGCTGTTTTTTGCAAAG GTTTTTCTTCTCGCTCTTGCTTTAGTAATGGATTACAACTTGGCACTTTGGTACTTGGGAATATTTTTTG TCATATATATTCTAACTCAACAGCCTGCCTACCAAGGATTAG GTACTTCGAGTAAATTAACACCATTGCAGTTGGAAACTTTGCTGACAGAGGGGAACACATCAAGATTCTGGCTG GTAGAATTTCGTGCATCATTTTCACCCGCTTGCATACGCACTAGTCAGTGCTTTCCAGAGCTCTCCATTAC ATACTCGcacaaaaatttatcttttggaATAGTTGATATTGGAATCTTCCCAAATGCTGCTGAAAAATTTGGAATATATCTTGGTG GGAGCATGGATCAACTTCctacatatatcttatttgaGAATGCAGTTGAGGTTTCACGCATTCCACATTTGGATTCTGAAGCAAAATCTTCTCCTCCCATAACTAAG AGACTTATTTCTCGACATTTTGAGCTTGATCTGCGCCTCCTTGAGTATGTAAAGGGCAACTAG
- the LOC109009485 gene encoding GATA transcription factor 12-like — protein MEAPEFFQSAGFCPQYVPEKRHSTDNKTVGAGGDHFIVEDLLDFSNEDAVITDGTLDKAAGNSIESSTVTVVDSCNSSSFSGGEPNFVGDIGCRNYSDEYFSSDLCEPYDDLAELEWLSNFVEESFSSEDLQKLQLISGMKARTDEASETSREFQPEPSWNSPIFNPDMSVPAKARSKRSRAAPCNWTSRLLVLSQATASPEPDVVYQAPVSSGKKTAKATPKKKDGPEGAVLSDGRKCLHCATDKTPQWRTGPMGPKTLCNACGVRYKSGRLVPEYRPAASPTFMLTKHSNSHRKVLELRRQKELLRAQQQEEEQQQQQFLHHPNMVFEVSNGDDYLIHQHVDPDFRQLI, from the exons ATGGAGGCACCTGAGTTTTTCCAGAGCGCGGGATTTTGCCCACAATACGTGCCCGAAAAGCGTCACTCAACAGATAATAAAACTGTCGGCGCCGGCGGAGACCATTTCATTGTGGAGGACCTCCTCGACTTTTCCAACGAAGACGCTGTCATTACCGACGGTACCCTCGACAAGGCCGCTGGAAACTCTATCGAATCCTCCACTGTTACCGTCGTCGACAGCTGCAATTCCTCGTCGTTTTCGGGGGGTGAACCGAATTTTGTCGGTGATATCGGGTGCCGAAATTACTCTGACGAGTATTTCTCCAGCGACCTTTGTGAGCCG TATGACGACTTAGCTGAGCTCGAATGGCTTTCCAATTTCGTGGAGGAATCGTTCTCCAGCGAGGATTTGCAGAAGCTCCAGCTGATATCTGGCATGAAAGCCAGGACCGACGAAGCGTCCGAAACTAGCCGCGAATTCCAACCCGAGCCCAGTTGGAACAGCCCCATATTCAACCCCGATATGTCGGTCCCGGCCAAGGCCAGGAGCAAGCGGTCCCGGGCTGCCCCATGCAACTGGACGTCCCGCCTCCTCGTACTTTCTCAAGCCACAGCCTCGCCCGAGCCCGATGTTGTCTATCAGGCACCCGTGAGCTCCGGCAAGAAAACCGCAAAGGCCACACCAAAGAAGAAGGATGGTCCCGAAGGAGCAGTACTCAGTGACGGTAGGAAATGCCTGCATTGCGCCACGGATAAGACGCCGCAGTGGCGGACGGGGCCAATGGGCCCGAAAACACTTTGTAATGCATGTGGGGTTAGGTACAAATCAGGCCGGCTAGTGCCGGAGTACCGTCCGGCAGCTAGCCCAACATTTATGCTGACGAAACACTCAAATTCACACCGGAAGGTACTGGAGCTTCGGCGTCAGAAGGAGCTGCTGAGGGCCCAGCAGCAGGAGGAGGAGCAGCAACAGCAGCAATTCCTTCATCACCCGAACATGGTGTTCGAAGTATCCAACGGTGACGATTACTTGATACACCAACACGTGGACCCCGATTTCAGGCAGCTGATCTAG
- the LOC109009486 gene encoding protein NONRESPONDING TO OXYLIPINS 2, mitochondrial: protein MASRCRSLSQPTISFLKSTFTKPTLRPNSAPFLPTLKPSSSLSVPRSIPPLGALQSLLPLHTAVSSARLTSCLGVDSSSSRSLSQELGLSVPR from the exons ATGGCGTCCCGCTGTAGATCTCTCTCACAACCTACAATCTCTTTCCTCAAATCGACATTCACCAAACCCACCCTTAGGCCCAATTCCGCACCTTTTCTTCCCACACTCAAGCCCAGCTCTTCGCTCTCCGTTCCGAG GTCGATTCCTCCATTGGGTGCTCTTCAGTCTCTGCTTCCTCTCCACACAGCGGTTTCTTCGGCTCGGCTCACCTCGTGCCTCGGAGTTGATTCGAGCAGCTCGAGGTCGTTGTCTCAGG AACTAGGTCTCAGTGTGCCGCGATAA
- the LOC109009431 gene encoding uncharacterized protein LOC109009431, whose translation MESVASNTPSSSDNHHPPLRFRPIHQPIADRIVRALNHHLSLLHRKDSNFFVLGATGNVYTVTLSVIPSCSCPDHTTPCKHILFVFIRVLGVSLDDTCFQRRTLRPCQLNRLLSTPTSPEVIAGAKVRERFHELFFKARQNASQSIIDIKEDTNCPVCLSEMGKGERVVICATCHNPIHEECLLKWKRSRGRRSASCVICRARWRDRADQEKYLNLAAYVGEDNPTVEDGGILCSS comes from the coding sequence ATGGAGTCCGTTGCCTCCAATACACCATCCTCGTCGGACAACCATCATCCTCCCTTGCGATTCAGACCCATCCATCAACCAATAGCAGATCGGATAGTTAGAGCTCTCAATCACCACCTCAGCCTCCTCCACCGCAAAGACTCCAACTTCTTTGTGTTGGGTGCCACGGGAAACGTTTACACTGTGACGTTGTCTGTCATCCCTTCATGCTCGTGTCCTGATCACACAACTCCATGcaaacatatattatttgtcTTTATTCGAGTATTGGGTGTTTCTCTAGATGATACTTGTTTTCAGAGGAGAACTCTCCGGCCATGCCAACTCAATCGCTTACTTAGCACGCCTACATCACCTGAAGTAATTGCAGGAGCTAAGGTTCGTGAGAGATTTCATGAGCTATTCTTTAAAGCCAGGCAAAACGCTTCACAATCGATTATTGATATAAAAGAGGACACTAATTGCCCGGTTTGCCTCAGCGAGATGGGAAAGGGTGAGAGAGTTGTGATCTGTGCGACATGTCATAATCCGATACATGAAGAATGCTTATTAAAGTGGAAAAGGAGCAGGGGAAGGAGGTCTGCAAGTTGTGTGATATGTCGGGCAAGGTGGAGAGATAGGGCTGATCAGGAAAAGTATTTGAACCTGGCAGCTTATGTTGGCGAGGACAATCCAACTGTTGAGGATGGTGGGATTCTTTGTAGCAGTTGA
- the LOC109009487 gene encoding ultraviolet-B receptor UVR8 — protein MDDSVNLSRKVVAVAAGEAHTLALTGDGSVYSWGRGMFGRLGTGSEADEPIPVRVNFDCAERSTEERLRFVGVAAGAYHSLALADNGSVWCWGYNIYGQLGVDGDNATVPHLLQHFIELASPDSLTDESETKSRVPLKVCSVKAGGMMSLAIDNLGALWIWGNFPQESSSSEGGFFLVSSFIPTPVWDFYGHTVIKVACGNEHVVALVSAGETYKGEDIVCYSWGNNNHGQLGLGDKESRLKPEIIKTFNEDSPWAVYEVACGAFHTALLTHKKKPSDTLESLCWTFGIGDNGQLGHETTQPELFPKPVKGLPQNVYLISVDCGLFHTSVVSSAGDVWSWGMERGLGLCPDATFSGTDRGDALSPLLISCNGLQRPKFQDPVQVACGAAHTVLIAHDGYKLWSWGRGKSGVLGNGNTANCFTPTMVLWPSLMEDSKQEESKTSEGVTETERRLSLAMDEMKLLQSKLSAMERYASVLHGSIFGKPFEEEDIPASLQNFGTFDIAKEWENMLEAADRTKLNRLEMSYRNMLASVKDKLMKRRIQEIVEECLHSSSTGPKLQD, from the exons ATGGATGATTCCGTTAACTTGTCCCGTAAAGTCGTTGCAGTCGCTGCCGGTGAAGCTCACACTCTCGCTCTCACAG GGGATGGCAGCGTGTACTCGTGGGGAAGGGGGATGTTTGGGCGGCTCGGTACCGGTTCAGAAGCCGACGAGCCTATCCCGGTCAGGGTCAATTTTGATTGTGCCGAAAGATCGACAGAAGAGCGGCTCAGGTTTGTGGGCGTTGCTGCTGGCGCTTATCACAGTCTTGCTCTTGCAG ACAATGGATCCGTTTGGTGCTGGGGTTATAATATCT ATGGCCAACTTGGCGTCGATGGAGATAACGCTACAGTGCCACACTTGTTGCAGCATTTCATTGAGTTGGCCTCTCCTGATTCTCTGACAGATGAATCGGAAACAAAGAGTAGAGTGCCACTGAAG GTTTGTTCTGTCAAAGCTGGTGGAATGATGTCTCTTGCAATTGATAATCTTGGGGCTCTCTGGATATGGGGCAATTTCCCACAGGAAAGCAGCAGCAGTGAAGGTGGTTTCTTTCTTGTAAGCAGTTTCATTCCAACTCCTGTCTGGGATTTCTATGGCCACACTGTCATCAAGGTGGCATGTGGAAATGAGCATGTTGTGGCCTTGGTTAGTGCTGGAGAGACTTATAAAGGTGAAGACATAGTGTGCTACTCTTGGGGTAACAACAACCATGGCCAGTTAGGTTTGGGGGATAAAGAGAGCAGGCTAAAACCtgaaatcattaaaacttttaatgAAGACTCCCCTTGGGCAGTTTATGAGGTGGCATGCGGGGCATTTCACACAGCTTTGCTCACTCACAAAAAGAAACCAAGTGACACACTAGAAAGTCTGTGCTGGACATTTGGCATTGGGGATAATGGGCAGCTTGGGCATGAAACTACACAGCCTGAGCTTTTTCCTAAACCCGTGAAAGGGTTGCCACAGAATGTATACCTGATCTCTGTCGACTGTGGCTTGTTTCATACTAGTGTTGTTTCGTCAGCTGGAGACGTGTGGTCATGGGGAATGGAGAGGGGCCTTGGCTTATGCCCAGATGCCACTTTTTCTGGTACTGATCGGGGGGATGCTCTTTCTCCTCTATTAATTTCATGTAATGGGCTACAAAGGCCTAAATTTCAGGATCCAGTTCAGGTTGCTTGTGGTGCTGCGCATACTGTTCTCATTGCACATGATGGATATAAGCTCTGGTCATGGGGTCGGGGAAAGAGTGGGGTTCTTGGAAATGGTAATACAGCTAATTGTTTTACTCCCACTATGGTATTATGGCCATCCCTTATGGAAGATTCCAAACAAGAGGAATCAAAGACCTCTGAAGGAGTCACAGAAACAGAAAGAAGATTGTCTTTGGCAATGGATGAGATGAAGCTACTTCAATCAAAACTTTCTGCAATGGAACGATATGCTAGCGTACTTCATGGCTCAATTTTTGGAAAaccttttgaagaagaagacattcCAGCCTCATTGCAGAACTTTGGTACTTTTGACATTGCAAAGGAATGGGAGAACATGTTGGAGGCAGCAGATCGGACAAAGCTCAACAGGCTGGAAATGTCCTACCGAAATATGCTTGCGAGTGTTAAAGACAAGCTAATGAAGAGAAGGATCCAGGAGATTGTAGAGGAGTGtcttcattcttcttcaacGGGACCGAAGTTACAAGACTAG